From a region of the Streptomyces sp. NBC_00193 genome:
- a CDS encoding LuxR family transcriptional regulator — protein sequence MAERDREFAGLVEVLDDGSRGRGSVALVQAGTGCGRTEVLDALRGVAVERGFLVLRATGAGPERRVEGGILRQLLTYADVPAGLAGEWARIAEVGVGVGVGVGVGARWPPGAESAGALHELSAAILRISERAPVLLCVDDIELADSLSLYWILHLARNLRSSRIALVAAECTPSGSGRPSLHAELLRQPNHRRIALEPLSPAAVATVLAGHLGAPAAAALAEGFHRFSGGNPLLVRALVEDQRRAVPRGQVPYEPVVAGAYADTVLSCLRRAGPLALRLARVLAALDGAETDAGLPARLLDEEAGAVEECRAALEAAGLLDGGRLRHPVARSAVLRGLSASARRELHRGAAELLHRDGANALRIAPHLLAAGRAHPSWAVPVLEEAAERHLEADRPQDAHDCLALALAVSRGEDERVDLRARLAALAWVLNPTLGTRHYGELARALRDGRLPGRHALALARRLLWHGRFEEAAEAVEAAGRTRAPGLVPDPDPATAGELRATRGLLPATRGPAAAGRAEPSATGTRRAGVPVGGVAGGVAAAVPAGAVAAGTLPVGAVHAGVAVGTVTVRNVSAGVAARVASVGVPAGAVAAGTVPAAVPVRAVPAGVAAVAVAGSVSGGTLSAGVAVGTVSARGASAGVSAGADPVGVTAGTEPVGSVPAGPEVGTVVAGAVPDDVPGGAGSVGVVAGTEPVGSVSAGVAVGMVPAGAAPAAVSAGTLPADVAVAIAAGAVSVGSEPVVAEPGGTVLGGMAAAGVGGAGSELGGAGPVGGGGAGSEPGGVGTVGVVAGGVPGGGDVRVRAAVALADVLAHGSGGSGAVDAEEALRGMRLGWGTQEWIVSAVTALVLAERLEAAESWCELRLAEARGRRVPLWEAEFTSLLAGIRLRQGDPRAARRLAEAALALVPAESWGAGLGGPLSVLVRAATETGDHEAAVRHLAVPVPDRMFSTRFGLDYLHARGRHHLEAGRPDEALEDFAVCAGLMRAWGCDRPELVPWRTESARAHLALGDEAAARALAHEQLALAGPHRTRTRGLTLRVLAATADVAERAALLTEAVGVLRAAGDPLETAGALTDLGRAHLREARPDRARAVFEMAARLAGRCGAQPLGTVLAAELDGLGPRAGRTADGGAGRCPESGSGAGSGRGPDGGSGQGSGCGSRGGSGVGPGRGSGVGRDVGSGCGGGAGPGTGADAGSDAKPGRRARGGWGRGSGVGSDVGSGCGAGAGAGCGPDAGPGTGPGVGPGCGPDAGSDAGPGRRVCGGSGRGSGVGPDVGSGCGPGAGAGAGPDAGAGAGADAGSDAGPGRRVCGGAGRGVGALELLSGAERRVAGLAVGGYTNREISELLVVTVSTVEQHLTRIFRKLGVRARKDLPPEIGADPVEWRGTGRRGAESARPDSGPDV from the coding sequence TTGGCTGAGCGGGACCGTGAGTTCGCCGGGCTCGTGGAGGTGCTCGATGACGGTTCCCGGGGCAGGGGGAGCGTTGCGCTCGTCCAGGCCGGAACCGGCTGTGGACGCACCGAGGTGCTCGATGCGCTGAGGGGTGTCGCGGTCGAGCGCGGGTTCCTCGTCCTGCGGGCCACCGGGGCGGGGCCGGAGCGTCGGGTAGAGGGCGGCATCCTGCGCCAGCTGCTCACTTACGCAGACGTTCCCGCGGGCCTTGCCGGTGAGTGGGCCCGGATCGCCGAGGTCGGGGTCGGGGTTGGGGTCGGGGTCGGGGTCGGCGCCCGGTGGCCGCCCGGGGCGGAGAGCGCCGGGGCCCTGCACGAGCTGTCCGCCGCGATCCTCCGGATCTCCGAGCGGGCGCCGGTCCTGCTGTGCGTGGACGACATCGAGCTCGCGGACTCCCTTTCCTTGTACTGGATCCTCCACCTGGCCCGGAACCTGCGCTCGTCCCGCATCGCCCTGGTGGCCGCCGAGTGCACGCCGTCGGGATCGGGCCGCCCGTCGCTGCACGCCGAGCTGCTGCGGCAGCCGAACCACCGCCGGATCGCCCTGGAGCCCCTGTCCCCGGCGGCGGTGGCCACCGTGCTCGCCGGGCATCTGGGTGCGCCCGCCGCGGCGGCCCTGGCCGAGGGCTTCCACCGCTTCAGCGGCGGCAACCCCCTGCTCGTCCGGGCCCTCGTGGAGGACCAGCGGCGGGCCGTGCCGCGCGGCCAGGTGCCGTACGAGCCCGTCGTTGCCGGGGCCTACGCGGACACGGTGCTGAGCTGCCTGCGCCGTGCCGGGCCCCTCGCCCTCCGGCTGGCCCGGGTGCTGGCCGCACTCGACGGCGCTGAGACGGACGCCGGGCTGCCGGCCCGGCTGCTCGACGAGGAGGCCGGGGCCGTCGAGGAGTGCCGCGCGGCGCTGGAGGCGGCCGGGCTCCTGGACGGGGGGCGCCTGCGGCATCCCGTAGCGCGATCGGCGGTGTTGCGGGGCCTGTCGGCGTCCGCCCGCCGGGAACTGCACCGCGGCGCGGCGGAGTTGCTCCACCGGGACGGGGCGAATGCCCTGCGGATCGCGCCGCACCTGCTGGCCGCCGGGCGCGCGCACCCGTCCTGGGCGGTGCCCGTGCTGGAGGAGGCCGCGGAACGCCACCTGGAGGCCGACCGGCCGCAGGACGCACACGACTGCCTCGCCCTCGCGCTCGCCGTCAGCCGGGGCGAGGACGAGCGGGTGGACCTCAGGGCGCGGCTGGCCGCCCTCGCGTGGGTCCTCAATCCGACGCTCGGCACCCGGCACTACGGCGAGTTGGCCCGCGCGCTGCGCGATGGCCGGCTGCCCGGCCGGCACGCTCTGGCGCTGGCGAGACGGCTGCTGTGGCACGGCCGGTTCGAGGAGGCCGCCGAGGCCGTCGAGGCGGCGGGGCGAACCCGGGCCCCCGGGCTGGTCCCGGACCCCGATCCGGCGACGGCCGGGGAGCTACGGGCCACCCGCGGACTCCTGCCGGCGACCCGCGGCCCCGCGGCGGCGGGGAGGGCGGAGCCCTCGGCGACCGGGACCCGGCGCGCCGGTGTGCCCGTCGGTGGGGTTGCCGGGGGCGTGGCCGCCGCCGTGCCCGCCGGGGCCGTGGCTGCCGGAACCTTGCCCGTCGGGGCCGTGCACGCCGGGGTAGCCGTCGGGACGGTGACCGTCCGGAACGTGTCTGCTGGTGTGGCCGCCAGGGTCGCGTCCGTCGGTGTACCCGCCGGGGCCGTGGCTGCGGGGACCGTGCCCGCCGCCGTGCCGGTCCGGGCCGTGCCCGCCGGGGTGGCCGCCGTGGCCGTGGCCGGTTCCGTGTCTGGCGGGACCTTGTCTGCCGGTGTTGCCGTCGGGACGGTGTCTGCCCGGGGTGCGTCTGCTGGTGTGTCTGCAGGGGCCGACCCCGTCGGTGTGACCGCCGGGACCGAACCCGTCGGGTCCGTGCCTGCTGGTCCGGAGGTCGGGACGGTGGTTGCCGGGGCCGTACCTGACGATGTGCCTGGCGGGGCCGGCTCCGTCGGGGTGGTTGCCGGGACCGAACCCGTCGGATCGGTGTCTGCCGGTGTGGCCGTCGGAATGGTGCCTGCCGGAGCCGCGCCCGCCGCAGTGTCCGCGGGGACCTTGCCTGCCGATGTGGCCGTCGCAATCGCGGCCGGGGCCGTGTCCGTCGGGAGTGAACCCGTCGTGGCCGAACCCGGCGGGACGGTGCTCGGCGGGATGGCGGCTGCTGGGGTCGGGGGTGCGGGGAGTGAACTTGGCGGGGCCGGACCCGTCGGGGGCGGGGGTGCGGGGAGTGAACCTGGCGGGGTCGGGACCGTCGGTGTGGTTGCCGGGGGCGTGCCCGGTGGGGGGGATGTCAGGGTTCGGGCTGCCGTGGCGTTGGCCGATGTGCTTGCCCATGGGTCCGGGGGGTCGGGGGCCGTCGATGCGGAGGAAGCGCTACGGGGCATGCGGCTCGGCTGGGGCACTCAGGAGTGGATCGTGTCCGCCGTCACGGCGTTGGTGCTCGCCGAGCGGTTGGAGGCTGCCGAGAGCTGGTGCGAGCTTCGGCTGGCCGAGGCCCGGGGCCGCCGGGTTCCTCTGTGGGAGGCGGAGTTCACCTCGCTGCTGGCCGGCATCCGGCTGCGCCAGGGGGATCCCCGCGCCGCGCGGAGGCTCGCCGAGGCGGCACTGGCCCTGGTCCCGGCGGAGAGCTGGGGCGCGGGACTGGGCGGGCCGCTGTCGGTCCTCGTACGGGCCGCCACCGAGACGGGAGACCACGAGGCGGCCGTGCGGCACCTCGCCGTGCCGGTACCGGACAGGATGTTCTCGACCCGCTTCGGGCTGGACTACCTGCACGCCCGTGGCCGCCACCACCTGGAGGCCGGGCGCCCCGACGAGGCCCTGGAGGACTTCGCGGTCTGCGCCGGGCTGATGCGCGCCTGGGGATGCGACCGGCCCGAGCTGGTGCCCTGGCGGACGGAGTCGGCCCGCGCGCACCTGGCTCTCGGGGACGAGGCCGCCGCGCGGGCCCTGGCCCACGAACAGCTCGCCCTCGCCGGACCGCATCGTACCCGGACCCGCGGGCTCACCCTGCGGGTCCTCGCCGCCACCGCGGACGTCGCCGAGCGCGCGGCGCTGCTGACCGAGGCGGTGGGCGTCCTGCGCGCGGCCGGTGACCCGCTGGAGACGGCCGGCGCCCTGACGGACCTCGGCCGCGCCCACCTCCGGGAGGCCAGGCCGGACAGGGCCCGGGCGGTGTTCGAGATGGCGGCGAGGCTCGCCGGAAGGTGCGGGGCGCAACCGCTGGGGACCGTACTCGCGGCGGAACTGGACGGCCTGGGGCCGCGCGCCGGACGGACCGCGGATGGTGGAGCCGGCCGTTGCCCGGAGAGCGGGTCGGGCGCCGGATCAGGCCGCGGACCGGACGGCGGATCCGGCCAGGGATCGGGCTGCGGTTCGCGCGGTGGTTCGGGTGTTGGACCGGGCCGCGGATCGGGTGTGGGACGGGATGTCGGTTCGGGATGCGGAGGGGGCGCCGGACCAGGCACCGGAGCGGATGCCGGATCCGACGCCAAGCCCGGTCGCCGGGCGCGTGGCGGGTGGGGCCGCGGATCGGGCGTTGGATCGGACGTCGGTTCGGGATGCGGAGCGGGCGCCGGGGCGGGCTGCGGACCGGATGCCGGACCAGGCACCGGACCGGGTGTCGGACCGGGCTGCGGACCGGATGCCGGATCCGACGCCGGGCCTGGTCGCCGGGTGTGCGGTGGGTCGGGCCGTGGATCGGGCGTTGGACCGGATGTCGGTTCGGGCTGCGGACCGGGCGCCGGAGCAGGCGCCGGACCGGATGCCGGAGCAGGCGCCGGTGCGGATGCCGGATCCGACGCCGGGCCCGGTCGCCGGGTGTGTGGTGGGGCGGGGCGGGGCGTCGGCGCTCTGGAGTTGCTGAGTGGTGCGGAGCGGCGGGTGGCCGGGCTCGCGGTGGGTGGGTACACCAACAGGGAGATCTCCGAGCTGCTCGTCGTCACCGTGAGCACGGTGGAACAGCACCTCACGCGCATCTTCCGGAAGCTCGGGGTCAGGGCGCGCAAGGACCTCCCGCCGGAGATCGGGGCCGACCCGGTGGAGTGGAGAGGGACCGGCCGTCGAGGGGCTGAAAGCGCCAGGCCCGATTCCGGCCCCGATGTGTAG
- a CDS encoding PadR family transcriptional regulator, giving the protein MKAETLRGNLEGMLLSVLEPGEQHGYAVIEELKRRSGDAINLPTGTVYPALHRLEAAGLVGSEWSTFNGRRRRNYFLTTAGRRALADKRTAWQEVSSVISVVLGGGA; this is encoded by the coding sequence ATGAAGGCAGAGACCTTGCGAGGCAACCTGGAAGGCATGCTGCTGTCCGTGCTGGAGCCCGGAGAACAGCACGGCTATGCCGTCATCGAAGAACTCAAGCGGCGCAGCGGTGACGCGATCAACCTCCCCACGGGGACGGTCTATCCGGCCCTGCACCGGCTGGAGGCCGCGGGGCTGGTCGGCAGCGAGTGGTCGACGTTCAACGGCCGGCGCCGCCGCAACTACTTCCTCACCACGGCCGGACGCCGCGCCCTGGCCGACAAGCGCACGGCCTGGCAGGAGGTCTCCTCGGTCATCTCGGTGGTGCTGGGAGGCGGAGCGTGA
- a CDS encoding MMPL family transporter: protein MTRWVLAHRLPVVLVWVVLTLVGGALSSSTIEKLSFESRLPDKPAQVANDTLAQRFSQTGGKNAPLLLVVTVPEGTTADGEDVRKAWGDLVAKVTPQGGRSVSYANTGDDSLISADKRTTVALVYPPANHTNVPYEQSLPGIKQTVEQTKIAGAPVELTGQPVLSGRDSGAQRSPIYETLIGALGALVVLGLVFTSGLAIVPLLMAAVAIPTTFLLVRGITGITDVSFIVQFLVALIGLGIAIDYALLVVTRWREERQKPGADGPDPASRREAVVRSVASAGHAVALSGATVAISLAALVVLPVPFLRSVGYAGLLIPLVSVAVALTLLPVLLYSWGDKLDRPRRAHRPDSKMWGRIAGVTTRRPALTAVISGALLLALAAPVFALQLGQPATVTLAQGGQPAAAFQRIVDAGFGEGIARPLEVVVEAGGSDAMNSRLGGLEGVAGSVAPADWERGGQRIVDVWTTADPSSDGGRDTVTAVMDTAGETPGALVGGGPAQDVDFIDAVYGSLGLILVFVALLTFVVLARTLRSVVLPVKALILNALSTCAAYGVVVLVWQEGYGSELLFDTPAIGAVTIWIPMAVFAFLFGLSMDYEVFILHRIRETHLELTAKGVRDTVVPSVVTGISRTGRLVTSAALILFLAFTALASIPITDVKVFATALAAGIIIDATVVRGLLTPALVTLLGRSNWWFPNALGRLLVTSPGRAAGPRSVPDAETAAGTGGERGEVATPGVGSPSSTAGPRGRS from the coding sequence ATGACGCGATGGGTGCTCGCCCATCGGCTGCCCGTGGTCCTGGTCTGGGTGGTGCTCACCCTGGTCGGGGGAGCTCTGTCCAGCAGCACGATCGAGAAGCTCTCGTTCGAGTCCCGTCTCCCGGACAAGCCGGCCCAGGTGGCGAACGACACCCTCGCCCAGCGCTTCTCCCAGACGGGCGGCAAGAACGCCCCGCTGCTCCTCGTGGTGACCGTGCCGGAGGGCACGACCGCCGACGGCGAGGACGTCCGCAAGGCCTGGGGCGACCTGGTCGCCAAGGTCACCCCGCAGGGCGGCCGCAGCGTGTCCTACGCGAACACCGGCGACGACTCCCTGATCTCCGCGGACAAGCGCACCACCGTCGCGCTGGTCTATCCGCCGGCGAACCACACCAACGTCCCCTACGAGCAGTCGCTCCCGGGCATCAAGCAGACGGTCGAGCAGACGAAGATCGCGGGCGCCCCGGTCGAGCTGACCGGCCAGCCCGTGCTGTCCGGCCGCGACAGCGGAGCCCAGCGCAGCCCGATCTACGAGACGCTGATCGGCGCCCTCGGAGCCCTGGTCGTGCTCGGCCTCGTCTTCACCAGCGGCCTGGCCATCGTTCCGCTGCTGATGGCCGCGGTCGCCATCCCCACCACGTTCCTGCTGGTGCGCGGCATCACCGGGATCACTGACGTCTCGTTCATCGTGCAGTTCCTGGTGGCCCTCATCGGGCTGGGCATCGCCATCGACTACGCCCTCCTCGTCGTCACCCGCTGGCGGGAGGAACGGCAGAAGCCCGGAGCCGACGGCCCCGATCCCGCCTCGCGCCGTGAGGCGGTCGTACGCTCCGTGGCCAGTGCGGGCCACGCCGTCGCACTGAGCGGCGCCACCGTGGCGATCTCGCTCGCCGCGCTCGTGGTCCTGCCCGTCCCCTTCCTGCGCAGCGTCGGCTACGCGGGTCTCCTGATCCCCCTCGTCAGCGTCGCGGTCGCCCTGACCCTGCTGCCCGTCCTGCTGTACTCGTGGGGCGACAAGCTCGACCGCCCGCGCCGGGCGCACCGCCCGGACAGCAAGATGTGGGGCCGGATCGCCGGGGTGACCACGCGCCGTCCCGCGCTCACCGCGGTGATCAGCGGCGCGCTGCTGCTGGCCCTGGCCGCGCCCGTGTTCGCCCTGCAGCTGGGGCAGCCGGCCACCGTGACACTGGCTCAGGGCGGACAGCCCGCCGCGGCCTTCCAGCGGATCGTCGACGCGGGCTTCGGCGAGGGCATCGCACGCCCCCTCGAAGTCGTCGTGGAGGCCGGCGGCAGTGACGCGATGAACAGCCGGCTCGGCGGTCTCGAAGGCGTCGCGGGCTCCGTGGCCCCGGCGGACTGGGAGCGCGGCGGGCAGCGCATCGTCGACGTGTGGACCACGGCGGACCCGTCGAGCGACGGCGGCCGCGACACGGTGACTGCGGTCATGGACACGGCGGGGGAGACCCCCGGCGCGCTCGTGGGCGGCGGACCCGCCCAGGACGTCGACTTCATCGACGCGGTCTACGGATCCCTCGGGCTCATCCTCGTCTTCGTCGCCCTGCTCACCTTCGTCGTACTGGCCCGGACCCTGCGCTCGGTGGTCCTTCCCGTGAAGGCCCTGATCCTCAACGCGCTGTCCACCTGCGCGGCGTACGGCGTGGTCGTGCTCGTCTGGCAGGAGGGCTACGGCAGCGAGCTGCTGTTCGACACCCCGGCGATCGGGGCGGTGACCATCTGGATCCCCATGGCGGTCTTCGCCTTCCTCTTCGGACTGTCCATGGACTACGAGGTGTTCATCCTCCACCGCATCCGCGAAACCCATCTGGAGCTGACCGCCAAGGGGGTGCGCGACACGGTGGTCCCCTCCGTCGTGACGGGCATCAGCCGGACGGGCCGCCTCGTCACCTCGGCGGCGCTCATCCTCTTCCTGGCCTTCACCGCACTGGCCAGCATCCCCATCACCGACGTGAAGGTGTTCGCCACCGCGCTGGCGGCGGGCATCATCATCGACGCCACCGTCGTCCGGGGGCTCCTCACCCCGGCGCTGGTCACCCTCCTCGGGCGGTCCAACTGGTGGTTCCCGAACGCCTTGGGCCGGCTGCTCGTCACATCCCCCGGACGGGCGGCCGGCCCGAGGTCAGTCCCCGACGCCGAGACGGCGGCGGGCACGGGCGGCGAGCGCGGCGAGGTCGCGACGCCGGGCGTCGGTTCCCCCTCGTCGACGGCGGGCCCGCGCGGCCGCAGCTGA
- a CDS encoding NAD(P)/FAD-dependent oxidoreductase, which produces MTARPTEQQPSHDVVILGSGIAGSTLGAVLARSGAKVLIADAGTHPRFAVGESMIPQLIAWLQVLAERFDVPEFQALTDATTINQKVSNTFGRKQHFGFMLHRPGQEPDPDEAHQFVIPDALTSASHLFRQDSDAYLHHVAVGYGCDTRQQWRAEKIDFDEAGVTVTGADGQVVRARYLVDASGFRSPLADRLGLREQPARFRHHSRSLFTHMIGVRPFDDVLEVPEQSRPPVPWHNGTMHHLFDRGWFWIIPFDNHELSRNPLCSVGVTLDPRTYPKPEGIGAEEEFARLLRRFPAVERQFEGARKVREWVSTGRLQYSSHKTVGHRWCLMSHAAGFLDPLYSRGMSNTFEIIHALAPRLLGALADDDFAEERFRHVEELEQGLLDYNDTLVNCSFIAFSHFRLWDAVFRVWGSGSTPGTLRINNALRKFRGDGDTSVFDALEKAPHTGLWWPDNDEFKALLAVTAEACARYEAKLIDGDTAADLILEQIRESGAVHDGFGWKDVKQRFIHPDQGQIADFLKWAVASPVPELNTVGRESLAALRAAGAPPFSASPEPGR; this is translated from the coding sequence GTGACCGCACGACCGACAGAACAGCAGCCCAGCCACGACGTGGTGATCCTCGGGTCCGGAATCGCCGGGTCCACGCTCGGCGCGGTACTGGCCCGCAGCGGAGCCAAAGTACTGATCGCCGACGCGGGCACCCATCCGCGGTTCGCGGTGGGGGAGTCGATGATCCCCCAGCTCATCGCCTGGCTCCAGGTGCTCGCCGAACGCTTCGACGTACCGGAGTTCCAGGCCCTGACCGACGCGACCACGATCAACCAGAAGGTGAGCAACACCTTCGGCCGCAAGCAGCACTTCGGATTCATGCTGCACCGGCCGGGCCAGGAGCCCGACCCGGACGAAGCGCACCAGTTCGTCATCCCCGACGCGCTGACCTCCGCGAGCCACCTCTTCCGGCAGGACAGTGACGCCTACCTGCATCACGTGGCGGTCGGATACGGCTGCGACACGCGTCAGCAGTGGCGGGCGGAGAAGATCGACTTCGACGAGGCCGGCGTCACGGTCACCGGCGCCGACGGGCAGGTCGTCAGGGCCCGCTACCTGGTGGACGCGAGCGGCTTCCGCTCCCCGCTGGCGGACCGCCTCGGGCTGCGCGAGCAGCCGGCGCGCTTCCGCCACCACTCGCGGTCCCTGTTCACGCACATGATCGGGGTACGCCCCTTCGACGACGTGCTCGAGGTCCCGGAGCAGAGCCGGCCGCCCGTCCCGTGGCACAACGGCACCATGCACCACCTCTTCGACCGGGGCTGGTTCTGGATCATCCCCTTCGACAACCACGAGCTCTCCCGCAATCCGCTGTGCAGCGTGGGGGTCACCCTCGACCCGCGCACGTACCCCAAGCCGGAAGGGATCGGTGCCGAGGAGGAGTTCGCTCGGCTGCTCCGCCGGTTCCCGGCCGTGGAGCGGCAGTTCGAGGGAGCCCGGAAGGTCCGGGAGTGGGTCTCCACCGGGCGGCTCCAGTACTCGTCCCACAAGACCGTGGGACACCGGTGGTGCCTGATGTCGCACGCCGCCGGCTTCCTGGACCCCCTGTACTCCCGCGGCATGTCCAACACCTTCGAGATCATCCACGCCCTCGCCCCGCGCCTCCTCGGGGCCCTCGCCGACGACGACTTCGCGGAGGAGCGCTTCCGTCACGTAGAGGAGCTCGAACAGGGACTGCTCGACTACAACGACACACTCGTCAACTGCTCCTTCATCGCCTTCTCCCACTTCCGCCTCTGGGACGCGGTGTTCCGGGTCTGGGGGAGCGGCAGCACCCCCGGCACGCTCCGGATCAACAATGCGCTGCGGAAGTTCCGCGGGGACGGGGACACGAGCGTCTTCGACGCACTGGAGAAGGCGCCCCACACCGGCCTCTGGTGGCCGGACAACGACGAATTCAAGGCGCTGCTCGCCGTGACGGCCGAGGCCTGCGCCCGGTACGAGGCGAAGCTGATCGACGGCGACACGGCGGCGGACCTCATTCTCGAACAGATCCGGGAATCCGGTGCGGTGCACGACGGATTCGGCTGGAAGGACGTGAAGCAGCGGTTCATCCACCCGGATCAGGGCCAGATTGCGGATTTCCTGAAATGGGCGGTGGCGTCCCCGGTGCCGGAACTGAACACCGTCGGCCGCGAAAGCCTCGCGGCGCTGCGCGCGGCGGGTGCGCCGCCGTTCTCCGCCTCCCCGGAGCCGGGCCGGTGA
- a CDS encoding ester cyclase, whose translation MSDAVTPHGEQTVQEANKALARLWFEEGWSRGNLQAADRIFAPEFLLNGEPVGPAGPKRSVWSRRAAFAGLRVDVGLQVAEGPWVASWYTARGTHVGEFAGLAPTGRDISSEGIQLWRVENGLVVEDRNVFDTRRVIAQLLAPDGPIPGPGPRAAARRE comes from the coding sequence GTGAGCGACGCCGTGACCCCGCACGGGGAACAGACCGTCCAGGAAGCCAACAAGGCCCTCGCCCGGCTGTGGTTCGAGGAGGGCTGGAGCCGCGGGAACCTGCAGGCCGCCGACCGGATCTTCGCCCCCGAGTTCCTGCTGAACGGCGAACCGGTCGGTCCCGCCGGCCCCAAGCGGAGCGTGTGGTCGCGGCGCGCCGCGTTCGCCGGGCTCAGGGTCGACGTCGGCCTTCAGGTGGCGGAGGGGCCCTGGGTGGCGAGCTGGTACACCGCACGCGGCACGCACGTGGGGGAGTTCGCCGGACTGGCACCCACCGGGCGTGACATCTCCTCCGAAGGCATTCAGCTCTGGCGGGTGGAGAACGGGCTGGTCGTCGAGGACCGGAACGTGTTCGATACCAGGCGGGTCATCGCGCAGCTGCTCGCGCCGGACGGACCGATTCCCGGTCCGGGCCCGCGCGCAGCGGCCCGGCGTGAATGA
- a CDS encoding response regulator transcription factor: MSGSPRISVLLVDSHPISLTGLQAILDGCPDLRVASVAQDDATAATRYRELRPDVVIINAHKNATQALKSIDALSPPRSTLPPPNVLVLIDDVGAAADQVLQAGVNGLLSSGSSAQELAAAVRIMAAGRSLLIPRTQQDSADSPLDPLTEREIEVFRLMTRGFSNAEISTELTLSQSTVKSHIQKVMEKLSLRNRVHAVIFAYEKNIIHAGPLRAGPDRESVRPARAAAR; encoded by the coding sequence ATGTCAGGCTCGCCTCGCATCAGTGTCCTGCTCGTCGATTCGCACCCCATCTCGCTGACCGGGCTGCAGGCCATTCTCGACGGCTGCCCCGACCTGCGGGTGGCCAGTGTCGCCCAGGACGACGCCACCGCGGCCACCAGGTACCGGGAGCTGCGGCCCGATGTCGTCATCATCAACGCCCACAAGAACGCCACACAGGCTCTGAAGAGCATAGACGCGCTCTCGCCGCCCCGTTCGACGCTCCCGCCCCCGAACGTCCTCGTCCTGATCGACGATGTGGGCGCGGCGGCGGACCAAGTGCTCCAGGCCGGCGTGAACGGCCTGTTGTCCAGTGGGAGCAGCGCACAGGAGCTCGCCGCCGCGGTCCGCATCATGGCCGCCGGCCGGTCCCTGCTCATCCCCAGGACCCAGCAGGATTCGGCCGACTCTCCGCTCGACCCGCTGACCGAGCGGGAAATCGAGGTGTTCCGCCTCATGACGCGAGGATTCAGCAATGCCGAGATTTCTACGGAATTAACGCTGAGTCAGAGCACCGTGAAATCTCATATCCAGAAAGTAATGGAGAAGTTGAGCCTTCGCAACAGGGTGCACGCGGTCATCTTCGCCTACGAGAAGAACATCATTCACGCCGGGCCGCTGCGCGCGGGCCCGGACCGGGAATCGGTCCGTCCGGCGCGAGCAGCTGCGCGATGA
- a CDS encoding methyltransferase, protein MTTPGPVTDPFDVMFVGWSFFRGKLLTAAMDLDVFSVLGEGPLGAEELCARTGLHPRGGRDFLDALAAIGLLVRAGGRYGNSPGAQEHLLPDGPGFVGGFLRMTSELMGSDPESLPALLRGGAARNQTAGGEVPFTRIFHDPARLRQFLSAMDGFSGAVAGELAHAFDWSRYTTFSDVGGARGNLAARLAAAHPGLTGTVLDRPAMEEHFDRLVAERGVEKQLRFVGADFFSADLPRADVVILGSVLHDWPMQQRATLLRKAYEAVNDGGAVIVYDTMLDDERREAEPLMLSLIMMLQSAQAAGFAPAECGAWMTEAGFTVERVLRLPALTTAVIGRKN, encoded by the coding sequence ATGACGACGCCAGGACCCGTCACGGACCCCTTCGACGTCATGTTCGTCGGGTGGTCCTTCTTCCGGGGCAAACTCCTGACCGCGGCCATGGATCTGGACGTCTTCTCGGTGCTGGGCGAGGGCCCGCTCGGCGCCGAGGAGCTGTGCGCCCGTACGGGCCTGCACCCCCGCGGCGGCCGGGACTTCCTGGACGCCCTGGCCGCCATCGGCCTCCTGGTGCGGGCCGGCGGCCGCTACGGCAACAGCCCCGGCGCACAGGAGCACCTGCTGCCGGACGGGCCGGGATTCGTGGGCGGGTTCCTGCGGATGACCAGCGAACTCATGGGCAGCGACCCGGAGTCGCTCCCGGCGCTGCTGCGGGGCGGCGCCGCCCGCAACCAGACGGCCGGCGGCGAGGTCCCGTTCACCCGGATCTTCCACGACCCGGCCCGGCTACGGCAGTTCCTCTCGGCGATGGACGGTTTCAGCGGGGCCGTGGCCGGCGAGCTGGCGCACGCCTTCGACTGGTCCCGGTACACGACCTTCAGCGATGTGGGCGGGGCGCGCGGCAATCTCGCGGCGCGCCTCGCCGCCGCGCACCCCGGGCTCACCGGCACGGTGCTGGACCGGCCGGCGATGGAGGAGCATTTCGACCGGCTCGTGGCGGAGCGCGGGGTCGAGAAGCAACTGCGTTTCGTGGGCGCCGACTTCTTCAGCGCGGATCTGCCGCGCGCCGATGTGGTGATCCTCGGCAGCGTGCTGCACGACTGGCCGATGCAGCAGCGCGCCACGCTCCTGCGCAAGGCCTACGAGGCCGTCAACGACGGCGGGGCGGTCATCGTCTACGACACCATGCTCGACGACGAGCGGCGGGAGGCGGAGCCGCTGATGCTCAGCCTCATCATGATGCTGCAGTCCGCACAGGCCGCCGGCTTCGCGCCGGCCGAGTGCGGCGCCTGGATGACGGAGGCGGGCTTCACGGTCGAACGGGTGCTCAGACTGCCCGCGCTGACCACCGCGGTGATCGGCCGCAAGAACTGA